In Tachysurus fulvidraco isolate hzauxx_2018 chromosome 5, HZAU_PFXX_2.0, whole genome shotgun sequence, the genomic stretch attacatgtgtatattacatgttgtgtatattacatgtgtatattacatgttgtgtatattacatgtgtatattacatgttgtgtatattacatgtgtatattacatgttgtgtatattacatgttgtgtatattacatgttgtgtatatgacatgttgtgtatattacatgtgtatattacatgttgtgtatattacatgttgtgtatattatatgtgtatattacatgttgtgtacattacatgtgtatattacatgtgtatattacatgttgtgtatattacatgtgtatattacatgttgtgtatattacatgttgtgtatattacatgttgtgtacattacatgttgtgtatattacatgttgtgtatatgacatgttgtgtatattacatgtgtatattacatgttgtgtatattatatgttgtgtatattacatgtgtatattacatgtcgtgtatattacatgtgtatattacatgttgtgtacattacatgttgtgtatattacatgttgtgtatattacatgttgtgtatattacatgtgtatattacatgttgtgtacattacatgttgtgtatattacatgttgtgtatattacatgtgtatattacatgtgtatattacatgttgtgtatatgacatgttgtgtacattacatgttgtgtatattacatgttgtgtatattacatgtgtatattacatgttgtgtacattacatgttgtgtatattacatgttgtgtatattacatgtgtataattACATGtcgtgtatattacatgtgtatattacatgttgtgtacattacatgtgtatattacatgttgtgtacattacatgtgtatattacatgtgtatattacatgttgtgtatattacatgtgtatattacatgtgtataattACATGtcgtgtatattacatgtgtatattacatgttgtgtatattacatgtgtatattacatgttgtgtacattacatgtgtatattacatgtgtatattacatgttgtgtatattacatgtgtatattacatgtgtatattacatgttgtgtatattacatgttgtgtatattacatgtgtatattacatgtgtatattacatgttgtgtatattacatgttgtgtatattacatgtgtatattacatgtgtatattacatgttgtgtatattatatgttgtgtatattacatgttgtgtatattacatgttgtgtatattacatgttgtgtatattacatgttgtgtatattacatgttgtgtatattacatgttgtgttacAATGTTTTCAGGCTACACAGAGAAATGACCCTAATGGGTTAAACATGTTggttattcacacacacacatccactcgTCGTCATGGTGATCATCACCTTAGATGGGCCGCTCTTCTTACTGTACATGTCCGTCCTCAGCCCAAAGTTCTGCAGATCTGTCGGTTTGTCCTTCACTTTGTCTGGGAATGACATCATGGGCTGTGAGGACGGAGTCTGTACATAAGAGACAGGACATGAGTACATTACACTTTATAACATATTTATAATTAGATATTAttaatgtctgtatgtttgtgtaccTGAGAGGATTTGGGCTGCAGGGGCACGAGACTGGACGGCGTATCTGCCAGGACGTGAAAGTGGGATGTAGGCGGCGGTCCCATGGGGGTGGGACGGCTCTCAGAGTCCACCTGATAATTAATCAAACCCCACTGCTCCAGAAATGCATGGAccctgtataaacacacacatacacacacacacacacacacacacacacacacacacacaaaaccataatGAAACATGATTGACAGACAGCGATTCAGTTCCTGACCTTAGTACACAGtgttaacacaacactaacCTCATGATGgcacaaacattaacacaacaacacaacaacacaacaacactaaccTCATGATGgcacaaacattaacacaacaacacaaacctCATGATGgcacaaacattaacacaacaacactaaccTCATGATGgcacaaacattaacacaacaacacaacaacacaacaacactaaccTCATGATGgcacaaacattaacacaacaacacaacaacacaacaacactaaccTCATGATGgcacaaacattaacacaacaacacaacaacactaaccTCATGATGGCACAAACATCTCCTGCCAGGTTCCTACGACATGCAGTAGAGGTCAGATACTCCTGTGGGTTCAGCCGATACGTATCTATCATAAAGTTCCTGTAAGCCAGATAACTGTaacagagagagaacgagagaggaCGTTGTACCttatgtatatagtatatataatgcattatgtagGGTCTATTACACTGTAATGTCAATACTCAACATGCATATATAAATGtgctaaacaaaaaaataacaaaatggaaagtgtatgaaatattaataatgaaaataataagtTTCTTATTGTGTTATAAGAGAACATTTATATGTCTAATTGTCTTTTATTACTGAGtgacaaaatatataatgtacatatgtataaggtgtgtgtgaagagtggagaggtgagaagtgtgtgtgtgtgtgtgtgtgtgtgtgtgtgtgtgtgtgtgtgtgtgtgtgtgtgtgtgtgtgtgtgtgtgtgtgtgtgatactcaCATCTCAGGGGTCTTAGATTTGTTCTTTCCATTGAAAAACTCAGGTAGAGCTCTGCGCTCGATAGCGTGAacactgagagagagggggaggggggggaatagacacagagagagacacggagagagagacagaaagagagagagagagagacagaggagagagagagaggggggctactgttagcgcattagataatgtaccttaagtatactaatgtttaatacacttttactttactgcgatatgatacattatcagcacacatgatagtaggtagtgtatatgtgtgtgtgtgtgtgtatatgtgtgtgtgtgtgtgtgtgtatactgtatatatgtgtgtgtgtatacatggtGATGGCCTAGCAGATGTGTTACTTAGCTACCTGTTGTAGTCGAACCAGGCAGCGTAGCTGGGAATGAtgatgtggtgtgtttgttctgttacgTTATCCTCATGTAGATCTGAACCTTTCACTGGTTCTCCCTTCACACTGGCAGaaccttcatcctcctcctaCAGAGAACAGACAAGAGGTGTGACGTTATGAATATAAAGGGCTGTACATGTAAGTGTACTTTAGAGACAGTAAAGCATGATGATTGTCTAAAACATCTTGTCATATGTCATTCACATCATAAATACTTATGTTATAATTATGTACAATAGCCTGTAAATGACACAAGGTAAAGGTCATTTATATAGGAGCTTAAACTCTAATGGGATTGAATATAAGATGAgaaaggtgccaatacttctgaTTGCTTTATGTTATTAAGAGTTCAGTACATCTCGTTGTAATATGACGCCGGCGTTGGTCTACACTATGCCATGGCCATGAGGGTTATCAGCGGCAGCTTTATAATACCTTATCATTAATAGCtgtatcaatattattattattattattattattattattattattattattattatcactattaatggctgtatcagcattattattgctattactaatactactaGTTCTATTGGTCCTCTTTCTGATCCTTTAACCTCCCCTTCATTCTGGATGTaatgagtatatttgtaaatatgtttatcattactactactgctaatactattattactatttcttattacttggaattttcattattattattattattattattattattattattattattattattattattgttattattgctattactgttgatattgtcaccttcctcatacccaattttacatttacattttgtcttgtgtgatactattactgtcttcatcgttattattgtcattataattattattaatatattttcctctttgatttatgtatgtgtgtatatatatgtatttacacacacacacacacacacacacacacacacacacacacacacgttttgttttgttggtctttgtatttgtattttgcatctaaaaaaaaaagagttcagTACATCAGATGTTACCTTTCCCACCGTCTCCATTGCCTCATCCTCCTGTtcatctacaacacacacacacacacacacacacacacacacacacacacacacacacacacacacacacacacacacacatacacacacacagaggatatGGGTGTTATACACATCTGTAACggaataaacacattaatacactCAAATACTCACCTCCATCAGTCCCTCCCTTAACTGGAGTTGAGTCCGAGTCCTTTTTAgtcactaaacacaaacacaaataaattatttataaaataatctaCACTTCAACATCCCATTCAATATAAGTGTTTtgggtgtggtcagagtgtgtgtgggatatagtgggtgtggtcagagtgtgtgtgggatatagtgggtgtggtcagagtgtCTGTGGGATatagtgggtgtggtcagagtgtgtgtgggatatagtgggtgtggtcagagtgtgtgtgggatatagtgggtgtggtcagagtATCTGTGGGATatagtgggtgtggtcagagtATCTGTGGGATatagtgggtgtggtcagagtATGTGTGGGATatagtgggtgtggtcagagtATATGTGGGATATAGTGGGTATGGTCAGAGTATGTGTGGGATATAGGGGgtgtggtcagagtgtgtgtgggatatagtgggtgtggtcagagtgtCTGTGGGATatagtgggtgtggtcagagtgtgtgtgggatatagtgggtgtggtcagagtATATGTGGGATatagtgggtgtggtcagagtgtgtgtgggatatagtgggtgtggtcagagtgtCTGTGGGATatagtgggtgtggtcagagtgtgtgtgggatatagtgggtgtggtcagagtATATGTGGGATatagtgggtgtggtcagagtgtgtgtgggatatagtgggtgtggtcagagtgtCTGTGGGATatagtgggtgtggtcagagtgtgtgtgggatatagtgggtgtggtcagagtATGTGTGGGATatagtgggtgtggtcagagtATATGTGGGATatagtgggtgtggtcagagtgtgtgtgggatatagtgggtgtggtcagagtgtgtgtgggatatagtgggtgtggtcagagtgtCTGTGGGATatagtgggtgtggtcagagtgtgtgtgggatatagggggtgtggtcagagtgtgtgtgggatatagggggtgtggtcagagtgtgtgtgggatatagtgggtgtggtcagagtgtCTGTGGGATATAGGGGgtgtggtcagagtgtgtgtgggatatagggggtgtggtcagagtgtgtgtgggatatagtgggtgtggtcagagtgtgtgtgggatatagtgggtgtggtcagagtgtgtgtgggatatagggggtgtggtcagagtgtgtgtaaaataacacAGTTGTATTTGTCACCTGTTTTATTGAGTGACTCCTCTGATGCAGGTACAGGTGACAGCTCATCCAGGTCTTTATTCAaatcctcctgctcctcctccctCTGACCTCGCTTCGACTTATTGTAGGGAGTAGTGGGcctttaccacacacacacacacacacacacacacacacacacacacacacacacacacacacacacacacaagcatttcaattaaattcaacaTGATCTCAGTTTTATAGAAATCAGAAAATTTAGAATGACAATGTTTAGatttaactttatatttattcctaatCAGCTGTCCTGAGTATTTGGCTTCTGTGGTggtctggttctctctctctctctctctctctctctctctctctctctctctctctcttttgctcctTCACTCTCACCCTTTCTTGGTGTTCTTCTTCTTGCTCTCCTGAGGGGGCGGAGTTGGGGATGGCGAAGGAGAGCGCTTGCGTTTCTTGGCGTTGGCCGGCTTTTTATCTCTCCTCTCATCAGGAGCGCTCACTTCATCTGTGAGAGTCTTAGCTGAGATCCTCTTCCTCCTTGTGCCTTCACCCACCTCATAGTCTTCCTCATTCATCCACTCATTATACTGATCCAGATCCAAAATCCACTTAGCAtgaacctacacacacacaagtcaggGCACATGGGCATTCAATTAatacaaatgtttgtgtgtgtgtgtgtgtgtgtgtgtgtgtgtgtgtgtgtgtgtgtgtgtgtgtgagagagagagagagagagagagagagagagagagagagagagagagagagagttaatatATAGAGAGAGGTTTTTCAGGGGTTTCCTACCTTTCTGGGCTTCTCTGCACTGGGTGGATCCTCCACTACGGCCTCCACCTCACTAGCTGAGATCCATGTATCATAActgtacaataacacacagcgTTACATAGCTgcttttcttcacacacacttctgtgtaACTGTTAAAGCTGAGGATCAAACTCAGGAAGTCTGAATAAAGATGACTATTTATATTAATCACATTTTCCTCCAATCACTTTCTTTAAAAGTACATCTAGTAGTCTAGTTCACTAACTAAACTGTGAGTAATCAGACTAATGATCAGACTAATGATCAGACTGATGATCAGACTAATGATCAGACTAATAATCAGACTAATAATCAGACTAATAATCAGACTGATGATCAGACTGATGATCAGACTAATAATCAGACTAATGATCAGACTAATAATCAGACTAATAATCAGACTAATGATCAGACTAATAATCAGACTAATGATCAGACTAATAATCAGACTAATGATCAGACTAATGATCAGACTAATGATCAGACTAATAATCAGACTAATGATCAGACTAATAATCAGACTAATGATCAGACTAATGATCAGACTAATGATCAGACTAATAATCAGACTAATAATCAGACATGCCTCGCTCCTGTAGTGGTGTAATGGAGTGACTATAACCTCCCtgatattgattattttccccaaAGTGCATGTTGCCTGTCATCACgtgttttattccccttattCCAATTCTGTTTACTAATGATtacaatgttttattaatataaacaataactTGACgttttttttatccgtttataattacatttattgtcacttatgttatagcagctattcCCTCAGCATGGTCTCTCTATTCTCCCACAAACacgcagcttgtcatgttactgattAACGCTgtgtgtaaactcctctgtcctgaacacAGCTCTGATTGTGACACTGTACGTTCCTGTAAACCTGGTGTGACGCTCATATTTATTATCTTTGTAGAGTTAATAACCCTctctcatcttctaccgcttatccgaacttctcgggtcacgggaagcctgtgcctatctcaggcgtcatcgggcatcgaggcaggatacaccctggacggagtgccaacccatcacagggcacacacacactctcactcacacacacacacacacacacacactacggacaattttccagagatgccaatcaacctaccatgcatgtctttggaccgggggaggaaaccggagtacccggaggaaacccccgaggcacggggagaacatgcaaactccacacacacaagggggaggcgggaatcgaacccccgaccctggaggtgtgaggcgaacgtgctaaccgctaagccaccgtgcgccccagAGTTAATAACCATGACTGGATAAATACAGCGTGCAATCGACCACTTTGAATaacatttctcacactttcacatcagtgaggaaaaaagatgGCGTGCCGTTCTGCACCTGAGCACCTGAGCAGGTACTGTTACAGTCGGCCAGATGTTAGCTGACATCCAGCATCTGGGCATTTCTGTCAGTTCCTTAAATAATGTTCTGGTTATTTCTACACAACATGTAGCGTGTCTGTGATTAACACTAACCCTGTGATTGTACAGAGCATGttacactcatcactaaccacagtgtgtgtgtgtgaacactacaaacactaacCCTGTGATTGCATGttacactcatcactaaccacagtgtgtgtgtgaacactacaaacactaacCCTGTGATTGTACAGAGCATGTTACGCTCATCACtaaccacagtgtgtgtgtgtgaacactacaaacactaacCCTGTGATTGTACAGAGCATGttacactcatcactaaccacagtgtgtgtgtgaacactacaaacactaacCCTGTGATTGCATGttacactcatcactaaccacagtgtgtgtgtgtgaacactacaaacactaacCCTGTGATTGCATGttacactcatcactaaccacagtgtgtgtgtgtgaacactacaaacactaacCCTGTGATTGTACAGAGCATGttacactcatcactaaccACAGTGTGtgaacactacaaacactaacCCTGTGATTGTACAGAGCATGttacactcatcactaaccacagtgtgtgtgtgaacactacaaacactaacCCTGCTTCACAGCACAGTTTTATGACGTGTGTGAAACCTTCCTCTACTCGGGTTAAGCCCAGTGTGGAAAGTGCTATCGTTAACCTGTTTAatccgttactatagaaatgaaatcGAGAGCATATAATAAAccaatataactataaatactgtactactgtcagagctgctgttaaagacaattaatcaacaccttctgaccaataacATTCTGATTTAATCTGCTGTCTTACCTGTCGGGCCAATAACCCCAGTGCAGCAgcatctgtttatctctcttcATTACAGGACGGACCCACtcctctgtacacacacacacacacacacacacacacacaccaggtaaTTGAACAATGAAGGGTTAATAAGTATGTATTGTTGTGTAAATGATGTGTAACTGCCTCACCCTCTTCCAGACTGGCGGGGATCGGAACCACCAGATGAGAACTAGCCTGTTTATCATCAGTTACTGagccctgacacacacacacacacacacacacacacacacacacacacagttacaacaTGACGTTATTGCCACACAGTAGATGAgtatgttaatgtttactgagGTACCTGATGTCGTTTAATAATATCCTTCATTTTTCCCAGAAGTTTGGGTTCGATCTCTGAGCTCAGGTAGATCACAGGCCGAGTCAGACAGTTATtctgcataaacacacacacacacacacacacacacacacacacacacacacacacacacacacacacacacacagttatttagTCAGAAACAGGTGCAGTGACCATTCCAGTGGCCATTCAGCTTGGTGTGACGTTTCTGTATCTCACCTGTACCAGAGACTTCTCTATGGTCAAAAACATCTCAACATTCCGGTCCATTCTAGAAGGATTCTGGAAATCAAACCtcctcctgaaacacacaacatttattaaaatgctGACTGGTATTGACATAACAGGAACCCTGTGAGAACTGTGTGAGGAACATCTCACCATCCTTGGTCACTCTTGAACTTGTAAGCAGCAGCGAGTATGTGACACAGCGCTCCTCCTGCCTTAAAGTCCAAAAAACTCTTCatctgagaaaacacacaaacacagtgagatCTACTGAGACTAGTCCTGGTAGTGTGctgagaggagtgtgtgtgtgtgtgtgtgtgtgtgtgtgtgtgtgtgtgtgtgtgtgtgtgtgtgtgtgtgtgtgtgtgtgtgtgtgtgtgtgtgtgtaccagtagTTTggtgagaggagtgtgtgtgtaccagtagTTTggtgagaggagtgtgtgtgtgtgtgtgtgtgtgtgtgtgtgtgtgtgtgtgtgtgtgtgtgagtgtaacagtacagtagtttggtgagagagtgtgtgtgtgtgtgtgtgtgtgtgtgtgtgtgtgtgtgtgtgtgtgtgtgtgtgtgtgtaccagtagtttggtgagtgcgtgtgtgtgtgtgtgtgtgtgagtgtaccaGTACAGTAgtttggtgagtgtgtgtgtgtgtgtgtgtgtgtgtgtgtgtgtgtgtgtgtgtgtgtgtaccagtagtttggtgagtgcgtgtgtgtgtgtgtgtgtgtgagtgtaccaGTACAGTAgtttggtgagtgtgtgtgtgtgtgtgtgtgtgtgtaccagtagTTTGGTGTGtacagacctgccaaccttggaaacATGTTTGAGTAGCAGCTTACTTCAGCGACGCGGCgcgaggtcaggcacatttactggtcagtgttgattaagttcacatGCTCACTCATCACCACTTATTACTTAGCACATAGTTCTCACTCACCACCATATCTAGTTATTCTACATACAAGTAGACCATGAAGAACTCTCTTATTGAAAAGGCAACATATAAAAACTACTTTAACAACTCTTTATGTATTGGCATAAGttagatctaatgaactaaacatcTGACATCACACACGTGTGTTAATGTTCTCAGTAATAATGCAGGactctagacttcactatgGTTTTGTCCATCAGATGTGACCTACAGGAGGCAGTAACACTCGAGTCAGAATACGACTgataattaaaaatgacattagtttcgtcatgttatagcatgacCGCGTGCTATAAAAGGGACACAGACGCTCGCGGATATTGACGTCTGCGTGCTCGTGTCGGTTTGTCTTTTCCGTTACAGTACGACGGCGATGcgtttacaggcatgacttacgtttcctatataaatactggcaaataaagtaaaacttgatgtgtgtgtaaaagttaaacttgaggcacaacaccggacacttgggcacgtgccccagtaaaggagtctaacgacgcCTGTGGTTCGGCAGGATTATTAAcatggatgaaattcacaattctggacatttacctttgaaacgttaagtcgtcacttgtaaaaaacagtcactgtaagaagaactgaagacggacagagacagatggaaaCCACATTAATTTTGACGGCTCTCCGATTGTAGCGTTGAACAGTTTTAAACTGGCGCTCTGATTGGTCGAGTTATTATTGtcccaggttgctgcccaatgcggttacacACATAGGCACATTGCCTGGTGCACTAATGCAGACAGTTGGACTCAAAGGCATCAATGTTTAtttacaatgcgtattttgaagtgacaaatcgtagcagcgtactttGTCTGAATGtgtatctgctacacaaaatgtgtaaaggttggcaggtctggtgtatgtgtgtgtgccggtagtttgctctgtgtgtgagtgtgtgtgtgtgtgtgtgtgtgtgtgtgtgtgtgtaccggtagtttagtgagtgtgtgtgtgtaccagtagtttagtgagtgtgtgtgtgtgtgtaccggtagtttagtgagtgtgtgtgtgtaccagtagtttggtgagtgagcgtgtgtgtaccGGTagtttagtgagtgtgtgtgtgtgtgtgtaccagtagtttggtgagtgtgtgtgtgtgtgtgtgtgtaccagtagtttggtgagtgtgtgtgtgtttgtgtgtgtgtgtgtgtgtgtgtgtgtgtgtgtgtgtgtgtgtgagagagtgtgtgtaccggtagtttggtgtgtgtgtgtgtgtgtgtgtgtgtgtgtgtgtgtgtgtgtgtgtgtgagtgtgtgtgtgtgtgtgtgtgtgtgtgtgtgtgtgtgtgtgtgtgtgtgtgtgtgtgtgtgtgtgtgtgtaccggtaGTTTGGTGAGAGGAGGGTTGCTGACATGTCGACCAAAAACTTCCTCCTGAAACTGCAGCAGTTGAACCACCAAACTGGACAGAGATTTATTAGTGGGAGGCTCCGCCTGgatatactacacacacacacacacacacacacacacacacacacacacacacacacacacacacacacacacatcagcctAATAATCAGGAAATTGTAAATGATGTCACTTTATTAACAGTGAATTAGACAGGAAGTTATTTTACTTGATGAAGTGCAGCTCAGGTTAGTGAGGGGCATCACAGGGCTGTAACACTCTGGGGTAAGTGCTTTCTGCCCTCATCTACACATGAtctcactgtgattgacaggtgagtgACAGTATGCCCCGCCCCCCAGTTAAACATGGACCTCAGCTCCAGGTGACAGCTTCCTGTTGTGTCACGTGACTGAGATTAAACACTTACACTCTTTATTACGGCTCTAAGGAAATAAACAGACGTTTTACTTAcgtaggtttttatttaaattatttatttacaatctcacagctctcttcctgtctcatcCAGACTACGTAAGCTATATGAAGTGTCATATGGAGATAAAGTCACCTGCTCCATAatcacacagcaggaacacaaccAGGTGACCAAAACTAGTCTGGAACAGATTTCTGTATCAGTCAGGAGCCAGAGACAGTGACATTAAAGTGgttattaatcattataaataatatgtgTGACAGgtcatgtttacacacacacacacacacacacacacacacacacacacacacacacacacacacacacacacactggtcctATAGCAccaccatatataactgtttcAGTCCCATGATGTTTTACACTCATTACACCTcatatagctgctataacactaatgtgttcattacagTGTTTCTGCTCATGTACTGTAGTATATACACTATGTTTACTGCTCAGTGCTGgtgttgtgtattgtcttttgtcctgcactgtcttgtgtctcacactgtcttcttgtcttgtgtcccacactgtcttcttgtcttgtgtctcacactgtcttcttgtcttgtgtctcacactgtcttcttgtcttgtgtcccacactgtcttcttgtcttgtgtctcacactgtcttcttgtcttgtgtcccacactgtcttcttgtcttgtgtctcacactgtcttcttg encodes the following:
- the smarcc2 gene encoding SWI/SNF complex subunit SMARCC2 isoform X2, with translation MAVRKKDGGPNVKYFEASDTVSQFDNVRVWLGKNYKKYIQAEPPTNKSLSSLVVQLLQFQEEVFGRHVSNPPLTKLPMKSFLDFKAGGALCHILAAAYKFKSDQGWRRFDFQNPSRMDRNVEMFLTIEKSLVQNNCLTRPVIYLSSEIEPKLLGKMKDIIKRHQGSVTDDKQASSHLVVPIPASLEEEEWVRPVMKRDKQMLLHWGYWPDSYDTWISASEVEAVVEDPPSAEKPRKVHAKWILDLDQYNEWMNEEDYEVGEGTRRKRISAKTLTDEVSAPDERRDKKPANAKKRKRSPSPSPTPPPQESKKKNTKKGPTTPYNKSKRGQREEEQEDLNKDLDELSPVPASEESLNKTVTKKDSDSTPVKGGTDGDEQEDEAMETVGKEEDEGSASVKGEPVKGSDLHEDNVTEQTHHIIIPSYAAWFDYNSVHAIERRALPEFFNGKNKSKTPEIYLAYRNFMIDTYRLNPQEYLTSTACRRNLAGDVCAIMRVHAFLEQWGLINYQVDSESRPTPMGPPPTSHFHVLADTPSSLVPLQPKSSQTPSSQPMMSFPDKVKDKPTDLQNFGLRTDMYSKKSGPSKSKNAASATREWTEQETLLLLEGLEMYKDDWNKVSEHVGSRTQDECILHFLRLPIEDPYLEEGPTSLGPLAYQPVPFSQAGNPVMSTVAFLASVVDPRVASAAAKSALEEFSRMKEEVPAALVEAHVRRVEEAARVSGRPDPLYGLEGSGIAGTGLEDADKPEESSDESKNSDAQNTEDKRDNKDGKDGANEEEEKQGENGKKEEEGSKEVETEREAEKTDSDTGDVEKEKEGKEGSEDGQREGESDVERKAKVERDVGEGNLATAAASALAAAAVKAKHLAAVEERKIKSLVALLVETQMKKLEIKLRHFEELETIMDREREALEYQRQQLLADRQAFHMEQLKYAEMRARQQHFQQIQHQHHSNQPGNQPGNAPPIPHQTTPNANAPPPAPSLAPAVSASNPSEAPPTSASHGSSPNNTQPGAVHDSSTALTGDSLHPSGPVTPAQ
- the smarcc2 gene encoding SWI/SNF complex subunit SMARCC2 isoform X1; translated protein: MAVRKKDGGPNVKYFEASDTVSQFDNVRVWLGKNYKKYIQAEPPTNKSLSSLVVQLLQFQEEVFGRHVSNPPLTKLPMKSFLDFKAGGALCHILAAAYKFKSDQGWRRFDFQNPSRMDRNVEMFLTIEKSLVQNNCLTRPVIYLSSEIEPKLLGKMKDIIKRHQGSVTDDKQASSHLVVPIPASLEEEEWVRPVMKRDKQMLLHWGYWPDSYDTWISASEVEAVVEDPPSAEKPRKVHAKWILDLDQYNEWMNEEDYEVGEGTRRKRISAKTLTDEVSAPDERRDKKPANAKKRKRSPSPSPTPPPQESKKKNTKKGPTTPYNKSKRGQREEEQEDLNKDLDELSPVPASEESLNKTVTKKDSDSTPVKGGTDGDEQEDEAMETVGKEEDEGSASVKGEPVKGSDLHEDNVTEQTHHIIIPSYAAWFDYNSVHAIERRALPEFFNGKNKSKTPEIYLAYRNFMIDTYRLNPQEYLTSTACRRNLAGDVCAIMRVHAFLEQWGLINYQVDSESRPTPMGPPPTSHFHVLADTPSSLVPLQPKSSQTPSSQPMMSFPDKVKDKPTDLQNFGLRTDMYSKKSGPSKSKNAASATREWTEQETLLLLEGLEMYKDDWNKVSEHVGSRTQDECILHFLRLPIEDPYLEEGPTSLGPLAYQPVPFSQAGNPVMSTVAFLASVVDPRVASAAAKSALEEFSRMKEEVPAALVEAHVRRVEEAARVSGRPDPLYGLEGSGIAGTGLEDADKPAEESSDESKNSDAQNTEDKRDNKDGKDGANEEEEKQGENGKKEEEGSKEVETEREAEKTDSDTGDVEKEKEGKEGSEDGQREGESDVERKAKVERDVGEGNLATAAASALAAAAVKAKHLAAVEERKIKSLVALLVETQMKKLEIKLRHFEELETIMDREREALEYQRQQLLADRQAFHMEQLKYAEMRARQQHFQQIQHQHHSNQPGNQPGNAPPIPHQTTPNANAPPPAPSLAPAVSASNPSEAPPTSASHGSSPNNTQPGAVHDSSTALTGDSLHPSGPVTPAQ